In one window of Oryza sativa Japonica Group chromosome 9, ASM3414082v1 DNA:
- the LOC4346614 gene encoding ras-related protein RGP1 codes for MSRGGGSYGEVGQKIDYVFKVVLIGDSAVGKSQLLARFARNEFNLDSKATIGVEFQTRTLHIDARTVKAQIWDTAGQERYRAVTSAYYRGAVGAMLVYDITKRQSFDHVARWLEELRGHADKNIVIMLIGNKSDLGTLRVVPTEDAKEFAERENLFFMETSALESTNVENAFMTVLTEIYRIVSKKNLVANEEVDSSGNSSLLKGTKIVVPGQEPAPPTKASCCMS; via the exons ATGTCGCGAGGAGGAGGGAGCTACGGGGAGGTGGGGCAGAAGATCGACTACGTGTTCAAGGTGGTGCTGATCGGCGACTCCGCGGTGGGGAAGTCGCAGCTGCTGGCGCGGTTCGCCCGCAACGAGTTCAACCTCGACTCCAAGGCCACCATCGGCGTCGAGTTCCAGACGCGAACCCTCCACATCGACGCCCGCACCGTCAAGGCCCAGATCTGGGACACCGCCGGCCAGGAAAG GTACCGAGCAGTAACAAGTGCATACTACCGTGGTGCAGTGGGAGCTATGTTAGTATATGACATAACAAAGCGTCAGTCATTTGATCATGTAGCTAGGTGGCTCGAGGAGTTAAGAGGCCATGCTGACAAGAACATTGTTATTATGCTTATCGGTAACAAATCTGATCTAGGCACGCTTCGGGTTGTACCGACTGAGGATGCAAAGGAATTTGCTGAGCGTGAGAATCTCTTCTTCATGGAGACCTCTGCTCTTGAGTCTACCAATGTTGAAAATGCTTTCATGACCGTACTTACGGAGATTTACCGTATTGTCAGCAAGAAAAACCTTGTTGCAAATGAGGAGGTTGATTCTAGCGGAAACTCGAGCTTACTGAAAGGTACAAAAATTGTTGTCCCAGGTCAGGAGCCAGCCCCTCCAACCAAAGCATCATGTTGTATGTCCTAG
- the LOC4346615 gene encoding uncharacterized protein has protein sequence MPTDHHHPDAAAAAAGKGAHHHHGGGKVHKLLKSAFKRGGDHHHPGSGGGGGDQEGDLLSRSASGSSSTSAASSSRAASSSSGRRGGGGRRGDDTCSSVDGESGELDGSKNAKVLAALRDAKISYAYESFPWEKKMKELLPVPAASCFLSMLLLPKSADGSHTRYKSLEDTLARADAWLVSSQAAGVPVAFMNVQTEALLTKISGEMALSTVNMGSLSDLANMANASLYGFEDYHGVDIGVVRAVRLWYTPVAGEAALEIKLLPGDTRLGFAISRTEEGFIYVSSVAEESTPGVASTRSGLLELHRAARRASRLLVVSRVGGEKVLPWMVSTAGDVKCFDTVSLSQKLSLHRHALRPITLHFLMWDTALAIKDVVAKPPLPPPPTMLMLPSPPSPPPSDAEGDAPPPSGDGDEAPGSGAKGGKDSSFRFQNIDLLPDSWL, from the exons ATGCCgaccgaccaccaccacccggatgcggcggcggcggcggcggggaagggggcccaccaccaccacggcggcgggaAGGTGCACAAGCTGCTCAAGTCGGCGTTCAAGCGCGGCggtgaccaccaccaccccggcagcggcggtggcggcggcgaccaggagGGGGACCTGCTGAGCCGGTCGGCGTCcgggtcgtcgtcgacgtcggcggcgagcagcagcagggcggcgtcgtcgtcttccgggaggcgcggcggcggcgggaggaggggcgaCGACACCTGCTCCTCCGTCGACGGCGAGAGCGGCGAGCTCGACG GATCCAAGAATGCCAAGGTGTTGGCGGCGCTGCGCGACGCGAAGATCAGCTACGCTTACGAATCGTTCCCgtgggagaagaagatgaaggaGTTGTTgccggtgccggcggcgagctgcttCCTgtcgatgctgctgctgcccaagTCCGCCGACGGGTCGCACACCCGGTACAAGTCGCTGGAGGACACCCTCGCCCGCGCCGACGCGTGGCTGGTGTCGTCGCAGGCCGCCGGCGTCCCCGTCGCCTTCATGAACGTCCAGACGGAGGCGCTGCTCACCAAGATCTCCGGCGAGATGGCGCTGTCGACGGTGAACATGGGCTCGCTGTCCGACCTCGCCAACATGGCGAACGCCAGCCTGTACGGGTTCGAGGACTACCACGGCGTGGACATCGGCGTCGTGCGCGCCGTGCGGCTGTGGTACAcgccggtggccggcgaggcggcgctggAGATCAAGCTGCTCCCGGGGGACACGCGGCTGGGGTTCGCCATCAGCCGCACCGAGGAAGGGTTCATTTACGTGTCGTCGGTGGCGGAGGAGAGCACGCCCGGCGTGGCGTCGACGCGGTCGGGGCTCCTGGagctccaccgcgccgcgcgcagGGCGTCGCGGCTGCTGGTGGTGtcgcgcgtcggcggcgagaaggTGCTCCCCTGGATGGtgtccaccgccggcgacgtcaAGTGCTTCGACACGGTGTCGCTCAGCCAGAAGCTGTCGCTGCACCGCCACGCGCTCCGCCCCATCACGCTCCACTTCCTCATGTGGGACACCGCCCTCGCCATCAAGGACGTCGTGGccaagccgccgctgccgccgccgccgacaatgctcatgctgccgtcgccgccgtcgccgccgccgtccgacgcggaaggggacgcgccgccgcccagtggcgacggcgacgaggcccCCGGCAGCGGCGCCAAGGGCGGCAAGGACTCGTCCTTCAGGTTCCAGAACATCGACCTCCTCCCGGACAGCTGGttgtga
- the LOC4346613 gene encoding SURP and G-patch domain-containing protein 1-like protein — protein sequence MADKGLFANDGSFMERFKQMQEKEKEKAAAASSSAAAAAKATNPKPVVVAANTPSASKRPLELKGGEVKKAGSISSGAKLAFSLKKNKVAVAPVKFAADDEDEEDVGADREEPVKRQKYAQPEAPASVAALSGVVAPSPPNDMTVKQVADKLANFVAKNGRQFENVTRQRNPGDTPFKFLFDKNCSDYKYYEFRLAEEEMLLAQSKEAQASKHASSSTPSSRAPSAPQRSSFEQKTNYQTPASALYGAYEGSSSQGSSSGYGEPPKDPVALMEFYMKKAAQEERKRPPKQSKDEMPPPPSLQAPSSKKGHHMGDFIPQEELEKFMARCNDAAAQKATKEAAEKAKIQADNIGHKLLSKMGWREGEGLGSERSGRADPIMAGDVKKDHLGVGAVQPGEVTSEDDIYEQYKKRMMLGYRYRPNPLNNPRKAYY from the exons atgGCCGACAAGGGACTCTTCGCCAACGACGGCTCCTTCATGGAGCGGTTCAAGCAGAtgcaggagaaggagaaggagaaggccgccgccgcctcgtcgtccgccgccgccgcggccaagGCCACCAACCCCAAGCCGGTTGTCGTCGCCGCCAACACCCCGTCGGCGAGCAAGAGGCCGCTGGAGCTCAAGGGGGGCGAGGTGAAGAAGGCCGGTTCGATCTCGTCGGGCGCCAAGCTCGCCTTTAGCCTCAAGAAGAATAAGGTCGCCGTGGCGCCAGTCAAGTTTGCGGCTGAcgatgaggatgaggaagatgTTGGTGCGGACAGGGAGGAGCCTGTGAAGCGGCAGAAGTATGCGCAACCTGAAGCTCCTGCATCGGTGGCTGCCCTGTCAGGGGTCGTTG CCCCATCACCACCAAATGATATGACTGTGAAGCAAGTTGCTGACAAATTAGCAAATTTTGTTGCCAAAAATGGGAGACAGTTTGAGAATGTCACGCGTCAAAGGAATCCTGGAGATACACCATTCAA GTTTCTGTTTGATAAGAACTGTTCAGACTACAAATACTATGAGTTTCGGCTTGCTGAAGAAGAAATGTTACTTGCTCAGTCAAAGGAGGCCCAGGCATCAAAACATG CTAGCTCAAGCACTCCAAGCTCCAGAGCACCAAGTGCCCCACAGAGAAGCTCATTTGAACAAAAGACTAATTATCAAACACCTGCTTCAGCTTTGTATGGGGCATATGAGGGTAGTTCTTCCCAAGGAAGCTCATCTGGCTATG GTGAGCCTCCCAAGGATCCAGTAGCATTGATGGAATTCTACATGAAGAAAGCTGCACAGGAAGAACGGAAAAGGCCACCGAAACAATCAAAAGATGAAATGCCACCACCTCCTTCTCTTCAAG CTCCTTCTTCCAAGAAGGGACATCACATGGGCGACTTCATTCCTCAAGAAGAACTTGAAAAGTTTATGGCACGTTGTAACGATGCTGCTGCACAAAAAGCTACCAAAGAAGCTGCAGAGAAGGCTAAGATTCAGGCTGACAATATCGGACACAAACTTCTGTCTAAGATGGGATGGAGGGAAG GTGAGGGTCTTGGCAGTGAGAGAAGTGGACGTGCAGATCCCATTATGGCTGGAGACGTGAAGAAAGACCATCTTGGTGTTGGCGCTGTCCAACCTGGTGAGGTCACATCTGAAGATGATATCTATGAGCAATACAAGAAGCGAATGATGCTTGGCTACCGTTATAGGCCAAACCCACTG AACAATCCAAGGAAAGCATACTACTGA